The following proteins are co-located in the Myxococcus fulvus genome:
- a CDS encoding alpha/beta hydrolase-fold protein — MDARELEARARAEGTPVIIGDTATFVWRGRGPVFVQGDFQDWKGEPLPLERAGPGLWKRSLALPRDAYVEYALFDAKGRRVRDDFNARVSDNGFGESNHVFYMPDGGPALPSRRPRGIPRGRVTRHRVDMSDTGLTGQRTVHLYAPPTKGPVPLVVVLDGEEYLRRVRLPELVDTLIADGRMSPIALALVSHGGPMRDVEYACSEYTVGLLAWKVLPLAREHLSLVDERHHPGAHGVLGSSLGGLMSLFIGLRAPETFGRVLSQSGAFVVENHEFVVFDLARQVPRRPLEVWMSCGRFEALLEGNQRIDPLLRASGHRVEYREYSGGHNYTAWRDDLVRGLECLFPPTPAAKRR, encoded by the coding sequence ATGGATGCCAGGGAGCTGGAAGCGCGAGCGCGAGCGGAAGGGACACCCGTCATCATCGGCGACACCGCCACCTTCGTGTGGCGCGGGCGCGGGCCCGTCTTCGTCCAGGGAGACTTCCAGGACTGGAAGGGCGAGCCGCTGCCACTGGAGCGCGCGGGCCCCGGCTTGTGGAAGCGCTCGCTGGCGCTGCCCCGGGACGCCTATGTGGAGTACGCGCTGTTCGACGCGAAGGGTCGTCGGGTGCGCGACGACTTCAACGCGCGCGTCTCCGACAACGGCTTCGGCGAGAGCAACCACGTCTTCTACATGCCCGACGGTGGGCCCGCCCTGCCCTCGCGAAGGCCCCGAGGCATCCCCCGCGGCCGCGTCACCCGGCACCGCGTGGACATGTCCGACACGGGCCTGACGGGTCAGCGCACCGTGCACCTGTACGCCCCGCCGACGAAGGGGCCCGTGCCGCTGGTGGTGGTGCTCGACGGCGAGGAGTACCTGCGCCGCGTGCGGCTGCCGGAGCTGGTGGACACGCTCATCGCCGATGGCCGCATGAGCCCCATCGCCCTGGCGCTCGTCTCCCACGGCGGCCCCATGCGCGACGTGGAGTACGCGTGCAGCGAGTACACGGTGGGCCTGTTGGCGTGGAAGGTGCTGCCCCTGGCCCGCGAGCACCTGTCCCTGGTGGACGAGCGCCACCACCCCGGCGCCCATGGGGTGCTGGGCTCGTCGCTGGGCGGACTGATGTCGCTCTTCATCGGCCTGCGCGCGCCGGAGACCTTCGGGCGGGTGCTGTCCCAGTCGGGCGCCTTCGTGGTGGAAAACCACGAGTTCGTCGTCTTCGACCTGGCGCGGCAGGTGCCCCGCCGCCCGCTGGAGGTGTGGATGAGCTGCGGCCGGTTCGAGGCGCTGCTGGAGGGAAACCAGCGCATCGACCCCCTGCTGAGGGCCAGCGGCCACCGGGTGGAGTACCGGGAGTACAGCGGAGGTCACAACTACACGGCCTGGCGGGATGACCTGGTGCGTGGGCTGGAGTGCCTGTTCCCTCCCACCCCCGCCGCCAAACGCCGGTAG
- a CDS encoding TIGR01777 family oxidoreductase, which produces MKVAVTGATGFLGPGLVQGLLSQGHQVQVLTRDVARAMERLPAGVTGAVFDGRTAMGPEALAGVDAVVHLAGEPVAQRWTKDAKQRIHDSRVQGTRVLVDTMKAAGTVKRFVSTSAIGYYGGAREAQVLTEDSAPGDDFLARVCVAWEAEALRARAEAGVSTAVVRMGMVLHPDGGALHKMLPPFRMGAGGPVGSGKQYVSWIHLDDARALIQFALAHPELEGPVNATAPEPVTNAAFAHALGHALGRPSVMHVPAFMVKAALGEMSKVVLEGQRVLPARAQAAGFAFGFPELEGALKQLLG; this is translated from the coding sequence ATGAAGGTGGCGGTGACGGGGGCCACGGGGTTCCTGGGCCCGGGACTTGTCCAGGGTTTGTTGAGTCAGGGCCACCAGGTCCAGGTGCTCACGCGGGACGTGGCCCGGGCGATGGAGCGGCTGCCCGCGGGGGTGACGGGGGCGGTGTTCGACGGGCGGACGGCGATGGGCCCCGAGGCGCTCGCGGGCGTGGACGCGGTGGTGCACCTGGCGGGCGAGCCGGTGGCGCAGCGGTGGACGAAGGACGCGAAGCAGCGCATCCACGACAGCCGGGTGCAGGGCACGCGAGTGCTGGTGGACACGATGAAGGCCGCGGGCACGGTGAAGCGCTTCGTGTCCACGTCGGCCATCGGCTACTACGGCGGCGCGCGCGAGGCGCAAGTCCTGACGGAGGACAGCGCGCCCGGCGACGACTTCCTCGCGCGGGTGTGCGTGGCGTGGGAGGCGGAGGCGTTGCGGGCGCGCGCGGAGGCGGGAGTTTCCACGGCGGTGGTGCGCATGGGCATGGTGCTGCACCCGGACGGAGGCGCGCTGCACAAGATGCTGCCGCCGTTCCGCATGGGCGCCGGAGGCCCGGTGGGCAGCGGCAAGCAGTACGTGAGCTGGATTCACCTGGACGACGCGCGGGCGCTCATCCAGTTCGCGCTGGCGCATCCGGAGCTGGAGGGGCCGGTGAATGCCACCGCGCCGGAGCCGGTGACGAACGCGGCCTTCGCGCACGCGCTGGGCCACGCGCTGGGGCGCCCCAGCGTGATGCATGTCCCGGCCTTCATGGTGAAGGCGGCGCTGGGGGAGATGTCCAAGGTGGTGCTCGAGGGCCAGCGGGTGTTGCCCGCGCGAGCCCAGGCGGCGGGCTTCGCGTTCGGCTTCCCGGAGCTGGAAGGCGCGCTGAAGCAGCTGCTCGGCTGA
- a CDS encoding peroxiredoxin family protein — translation MKTWITGTLAAALLSQGALASNLPDGPQDATLRTSSGDEVRLSRWRGKPVILFYEDKDSTKLNAGLKEELFARGKERNLLGAATVVAVANLMKFDFFPARQIALSYVRDEEKKVGVPILVDLKGAMGEAPWTLPLKTSNVLLLDAQGVLIYRHSGKMKPEEQTAFFESLSKLVGVDLTTPVAAPAAPGATP, via the coding sequence ATGAAGACGTGGATCACCGGCACACTGGCGGCCGCCCTGCTTTCCCAGGGAGCCCTCGCGTCCAACCTTCCGGACGGCCCGCAGGACGCGACGTTACGAACCTCGAGCGGAGATGAGGTGCGGCTCTCTCGCTGGCGTGGAAAACCGGTAATTCTCTTCTACGAGGACAAGGACTCCACGAAGCTCAACGCGGGGCTGAAGGAGGAGCTCTTCGCGCGGGGCAAGGAGCGAAACCTCCTGGGGGCGGCCACGGTGGTGGCGGTGGCCAACCTCATGAAGTTCGACTTCTTTCCCGCTCGGCAGATTGCCCTCTCCTATGTCCGGGACGAGGAGAAGAAGGTGGGCGTGCCCATCCTGGTGGACCTGAAGGGGGCCATGGGCGAGGCGCCGTGGACGCTGCCGCTGAAGACCTCCAACGTGCTGCTGCTCGATGCCCAGGGAGTGTTGATCTACCGACACTCGGGGAAGATGAAGCCGGAGGAGCAGACGGCCTTCTTCGAGTCGCTCAGCAAGCTGGTGGGGGTGGACCTCACCACGCCGGTCGCCGCGCCGGCCGCCCCGGGAGCCACCCCATGA
- a CDS encoding polyprenyl synthetase family protein: protein MALPRPAAQPMSGELPLEQAWLKLVQAQVETSLGELFDLPDEARLDARWTWAMAQARTYALRPAKRVRPALVMAGHCLAKGTPVVPGELWRFAAGLELLHTFLLIHDDVADRAHMRRGGAALHHLLAPGRGGEDLAVVMGDHLFARSLEAMLESGLPGVARVVRYYLSVCRHTAAGQYLDLALSGAPLSQVSLFQTLRVAYLKTARYGFCAPLVCGAMLGGATPELVAGLERVGRQVGLAYQLKDDLIGLFGDSGVAGKAADGDFMQGKRTFPVLAAYVRAPPRAREELDLLWSLPESLKDARALARARTLVEEHGGREACERLVTRGSHAARRALHSLPNPNGARDLLDALIARLAHRIA, encoded by the coding sequence ATGGCCCTTCCCCGTCCCGCCGCACAGCCGATGTCGGGCGAGCTTCCCCTGGAGCAGGCCTGGCTGAAGCTCGTGCAGGCTCAGGTGGAGACGTCGTTGGGGGAGCTGTTCGACCTGCCGGACGAGGCCCGCCTGGACGCACGCTGGACGTGGGCCATGGCTCAGGCGCGCACGTACGCCCTGCGGCCGGCCAAGCGGGTGCGGCCGGCGCTGGTGATGGCGGGCCACTGTCTGGCGAAGGGCACGCCGGTGGTGCCGGGCGAGCTGTGGCGCTTCGCGGCGGGGCTGGAACTGCTGCACACCTTCCTGCTCATCCACGACGACGTGGCGGACCGGGCGCACATGCGGCGGGGGGGCGCGGCGCTGCACCACCTCCTGGCGCCGGGGCGCGGAGGCGAGGACCTGGCGGTGGTGATGGGCGACCACCTCTTCGCGCGCTCGCTGGAGGCCATGCTGGAGTCGGGCCTGCCGGGCGTGGCGAGGGTGGTGCGCTACTACCTGTCGGTGTGCCGTCACACGGCGGCGGGCCAGTACCTGGACCTGGCGCTGAGCGGCGCGCCGCTGTCGCAGGTGTCGCTGTTCCAGACGCTGCGCGTGGCCTACCTCAAGACGGCGCGCTACGGCTTCTGCGCGCCGCTCGTCTGCGGCGCCATGCTGGGCGGTGCCACTCCGGAGCTGGTGGCGGGGCTCGAGCGCGTGGGTCGTCAGGTGGGCCTGGCCTACCAGCTGAAGGACGACCTCATCGGGCTCTTCGGGGACTCGGGCGTCGCGGGCAAGGCGGCGGACGGCGACTTCATGCAGGGCAAGCGCACCTTCCCGGTGCTGGCGGCCTATGTGCGCGCCCCGCCGAGGGCTCGCGAGGAGCTGGACCTGCTCTGGTCGCTGCCCGAGTCGCTCAAGGACGCGCGCGCCCTGGCGCGTGCCCGGACGCTGGTGGAGGAGCACGGCGGCCGTGAGGCGTGCGAGCGATTGGTGACGCGCGGCTCCCACGCGGCCCGGCGCGCGCTGCACTCGCTGCCCAACCCCAACGGGGCCCGGGACTTGTTGGACGCGCTCATCGCGCGGCTGGCCCACCGCATCGCCTGA
- a CDS encoding phytoene desaturase family protein: MNSRIQGRRVVVVGAGVGGLAAAARLAHQGFDVRVVEKTVGPGGRCNRLRVDGFTWDIGPTIVLMPEVFEETFRALGRRIEDYLTLLKCEPNYRVHFRDGSDVTFTSELCAMGRELERVEPGSYARYLAFLAQGRVQYRTSLDHLVGRNYAGITDYLSPRVLARILQVRAHRRMYPDVSRYFKDDRLRAAMTFQTMYLGVSPFESPAVYGLLPFTELGVGIWFPRGGLYAIPQALEKLALEEGVRFHYGTPVERILTEGGRTTGVRLAGGEVLEADAVLCNADLPYAYEKLLDPEATTLKRRESLRYTSSGYMLYLGMRRKYPELGHHNVVFGRDYKGSFDDIFQRFRVPEDPSFYVNAPTRTDASLAPEGKDSLYVLVPVPHQHPSLDWKVEGPKVRAKVFARLAELGHPDLESDIEVERVFTPDDWAGTFNLAKGSAFGLAQNFLQIGPFRPSNQDARVKNLFFVGASTQPGTGLPTVLISARLVTERLMSWARDRGVKLAPRADPSKSVTAEVAA; encoded by the coding sequence ATGAACTCGCGCATCCAAGGCAGACGTGTGGTGGTGGTGGGCGCCGGAGTCGGAGGGCTGGCCGCGGCGGCGCGGCTGGCGCACCAGGGCTTCGACGTGCGCGTCGTCGAGAAGACGGTGGGGCCGGGAGGTCGCTGCAACCGGCTGCGGGTGGATGGGTTCACCTGGGACATCGGTCCCACCATCGTGCTGATGCCGGAGGTGTTCGAGGAGACCTTCCGCGCGCTCGGCCGCCGAATCGAGGACTACCTGACGCTGCTCAAGTGCGAGCCCAACTACCGGGTGCACTTCCGCGACGGCTCGGACGTCACGTTCACCTCCGAGCTGTGCGCCATGGGGCGCGAGCTGGAGCGGGTGGAGCCGGGCAGCTACGCGCGCTACCTCGCCTTCCTGGCCCAGGGACGTGTCCAGTACCGCACGAGCCTGGACCACCTGGTGGGCCGCAACTACGCGGGCATCACCGACTACCTCTCCCCGCGCGTGCTCGCCCGCATCCTCCAGGTGCGCGCGCATCGGCGCATGTACCCGGACGTCAGCCGCTACTTCAAGGATGACCGGCTGCGCGCGGCGATGACCTTCCAGACGATGTACCTGGGCGTGTCTCCCTTCGAGTCGCCCGCGGTGTATGGCCTGCTGCCCTTCACCGAGCTGGGCGTGGGCATCTGGTTCCCCAGGGGGGGCCTGTATGCGATTCCGCAGGCGCTGGAGAAGCTGGCGCTCGAGGAGGGCGTGCGCTTCCACTACGGCACCCCCGTGGAGCGCATCCTCACGGAGGGCGGGCGCACCACGGGCGTGAGGCTCGCGGGCGGCGAGGTGCTGGAGGCGGACGCGGTGCTGTGCAACGCGGACCTGCCCTACGCGTACGAGAAGCTGCTGGACCCGGAGGCCACCACGCTCAAGCGCCGCGAGTCGCTGCGCTACACGTCCAGTGGCTACATGCTCTATCTGGGGATGCGCCGGAAGTACCCGGAGCTGGGGCACCACAACGTGGTCTTCGGCCGCGACTACAAGGGCTCGTTCGACGACATCTTCCAGCGCTTCCGCGTGCCGGAGGACCCGAGCTTCTACGTCAACGCGCCCACGCGCACCGACGCGTCGCTCGCGCCCGAGGGCAAGGACTCGCTCTATGTCCTGGTGCCCGTGCCGCACCAGCACCCGTCGCTCGACTGGAAGGTGGAGGGCCCCAAGGTGCGCGCCAAGGTGTTCGCGCGCCTGGCCGAGCTGGGGCATCCGGATTTGGAGTCGGACATCGAGGTGGAGCGCGTGTTCACGCCCGACGACTGGGCGGGCACGTTCAACCTGGCCAAGGGCAGCGCGTTCGGACTGGCGCAGAACTTCCTGCAGATTGGTCCGTTCCGGCCGTCCAACCAGGACGCGCGGGTGAAGAACCTCTTCTTCGTCGGTGCGTCCACGCAGCCGGGCACGGGGCTGCCCACGGTGCTCATCTCCGCGCGGCTCGTCACCGAGCGGCTGATGTCGTGGGCGCGTGACAGGGGGGTGAAGCTGGCTCCGCGCGCGGACCCGTCGAAGTCGGTGACGGCGGAGGTGGCGGCATGA
- a CDS encoding phytoene/squalene synthase family protein → MSTTDEKALVRRGYWLARRVTRHHAKSFFFASYLLFGQRRRAAFALYAFCRRLDDLVDEVGPEAGELSVRLDRARRMVAELYVPMPELASRELGPPSGRLIGVAARSPWDAGEFAALAHTVRHYRIPEQPFQDLISGMEMDLTKNRYETWEELDLYCYRVAGVVGLMLTPVLGCSDVSALQPAADLGRGMQLTNILRDVREDLERGRVYLPARELAHFGLSEADLRRGKVDARWRDFMRFQVARARVYYARAAQGVPSLTGFGSQRMVRLMGAIYGDILREIEERDYDVFSSRAFVPTGRKLSLAAATFLRPMSVLPAPLGEARVPLLPSEAGGRHHG, encoded by the coding sequence ATGAGCACGACCGACGAGAAGGCGCTGGTGCGTCGGGGCTACTGGCTGGCCCGGCGGGTGACGCGGCATCACGCCAAGAGCTTCTTCTTCGCTTCGTATCTGTTGTTCGGTCAGCGTCGGAGGGCGGCGTTCGCGCTGTATGCGTTCTGCCGGCGGCTGGATGACCTGGTGGACGAGGTCGGCCCCGAGGCTGGCGAGCTGTCGGTGCGCCTGGACCGGGCCCGGCGGATGGTGGCGGAGCTGTACGTGCCCATGCCGGAATTGGCCTCGCGCGAGCTGGGGCCTCCGAGCGGACGGCTCATCGGCGTGGCGGCGCGCTCGCCGTGGGACGCGGGGGAGTTCGCGGCGCTGGCGCACACGGTGCGGCACTACCGGATTCCGGAGCAGCCGTTCCAGGACCTCATCTCCGGGATGGAGATGGACCTGACGAAGAACCGCTACGAGACGTGGGAGGAGCTGGACCTCTACTGCTACCGCGTGGCGGGCGTGGTGGGGTTGATGCTGACGCCGGTGCTCGGGTGTTCGGATGTGTCGGCGCTGCAGCCGGCGGCGGACCTGGGTCGGGGCATGCAGCTCACCAACATCCTGCGCGACGTGCGCGAGGACCTGGAGCGCGGCCGGGTGTACCTGCCCGCGCGGGAGCTGGCGCACTTCGGGTTGTCCGAGGCGGACCTGCGCCGCGGGAAGGTGGACGCGCGCTGGCGGGACTTCATGCGCTTCCAGGTGGCGCGGGCCCGCGTGTACTACGCGCGCGCGGCGCAGGGGGTGCCCTCGCTCACGGGGTTCGGCAGCCAGCGCATGGTGCGGCTGATGGGCGCCATCTACGGCGACATCCTCCGGGAGATCGAGGAGCGCGACTACGACGTGTTCAGCTCGCGCGCCTTCGTGCCGACGGGTCGCAAGCTGTCGCTGGCCGCCGCGACGTTCCTGCGTCCCATGAGTGTGCTGCCCGCGCCCCTGGGCGAGGCGCGCGTGCCGTTGCTGCCGAGCGAGGCGGGGGGCCGACACCATGGCTGA
- a CDS encoding phytoene desaturase family protein, which yields MRASRVAVIGGGIGGLTAAGLLAKEGHAVTLFEGSASLGGKAQAVTVDGVTLDTGPTLLTLPDLVRGTFEQLGAMDLLPQLTELEPQCSYRFSDGCSFTAYKDVERTADSAGDVKPSERRGIRGFYAEAAAIWAAAGEPYLEAPFEGMAGFMGRVAKRGIGAVLAGMQLSSLHSLAVKHLRTEHLQQYVGRFATYAGASPYEASAAFALIPHIEHAYGVHHARGGVGALVDALGRAVRRLGVTVHLQTRARFERTHEGYRVGPEKDGALFDGVVVNADPLESLRREDEALALSGFVLLLDVEGRLPLPHHAVLFGSDYQREFRELFSGQLASDPTVYFCNPSATDPSMAPVGRTGLFVMVNAPPLSGGPGALEASARAWEQHGERVKAQMFEKLFAHHPELRGRVRVIGQRSPVDLAAQGAPGGSIYGFLPHGKLGPFRRPRIRGNTPGLFFAGGGTHPGGGVPLVMLSGRFAAEMASAHLRRGG from the coding sequence ATGAGGGCCTCCCGGGTCGCCGTCATCGGCGGAGGCATCGGCGGGCTCACCGCCGCGGGACTCCTGGCGAAGGAGGGCCACGCGGTGACGCTGTTCGAGGGCAGCGCGTCGCTCGGTGGCAAGGCGCAGGCGGTCACCGTGGACGGCGTGACGCTGGACACCGGGCCCACGCTCCTGACGCTGCCGGACCTGGTGCGTGGCACCTTCGAGCAGCTGGGCGCGATGGACCTCCTGCCTCAGCTCACGGAGCTGGAACCCCAGTGCTCCTATCGCTTCTCGGATGGGTGCTCGTTCACCGCGTACAAGGACGTGGAGCGCACCGCGGACAGCGCCGGAGATGTGAAGCCCTCGGAGCGTCGAGGCATCCGCGGCTTCTACGCGGAGGCCGCGGCCATCTGGGCCGCCGCGGGTGAGCCCTACCTGGAGGCCCCCTTCGAGGGCATGGCCGGCTTCATGGGCCGCGTGGCGAAGCGAGGCATCGGCGCGGTGCTCGCGGGCATGCAGTTGTCGTCGCTGCACTCCCTGGCGGTGAAGCACCTGCGCACCGAGCACCTGCAACAGTACGTGGGGCGCTTCGCCACCTACGCGGGCGCGTCACCTTACGAAGCGAGCGCGGCCTTCGCGCTGATTCCGCACATCGAGCACGCCTACGGTGTCCACCATGCACGCGGTGGCGTGGGCGCGCTGGTGGACGCGCTGGGGCGCGCGGTGCGCAGGCTGGGCGTCACGGTGCACCTGCAGACCCGGGCCCGCTTCGAGCGCACGCACGAGGGCTACCGCGTGGGCCCGGAGAAGGACGGCGCGCTCTTCGACGGCGTGGTGGTGAACGCGGACCCGCTGGAGTCGCTGCGGCGCGAGGACGAGGCGCTGGCGCTCTCCGGCTTCGTGCTGCTGCTGGACGTGGAGGGACGCCTCCCGCTGCCGCACCACGCGGTGCTCTTCGGCAGCGACTACCAGCGCGAGTTCAGGGAGCTGTTCAGCGGGCAGCTCGCGTCGGACCCGACGGTGTACTTCTGCAATCCGTCCGCGACGGACCCCAGCATGGCCCCCGTGGGCCGCACGGGCCTGTTCGTCATGGTGAACGCGCCGCCGTTGTCCGGAGGCCCTGGAGCGCTGGAGGCCAGCGCGCGCGCGTGGGAGCAGCACGGCGAGCGGGTGAAGGCGCAGATGTTCGAGAAGCTGTTCGCGCACCACCCGGAGCTCCGGGGACGGGTGCGGGTCATCGGCCAGCGCTCGCCGGTGGATCTGGCGGCGCAGGGAGCCCCAGGGGGCTCCATCTACGGCTTCCTGCCCCACGGCAAGCTGGGGCCCTTCCGGCGTCCTCGCATCCGAGGCAACACGCCGGGCCTGTTCTTCGCGGGCGGCGGCACGCACCCGGGCGGTGGGGTGCCCCTGGTGATGCTGTCCGGTCGCTTCGCCGCGGAGATGGCCTCCGCGCATCTGCGGAGGGGCGGATGA
- a CDS encoding carotenoid 1,2-hydratase, with translation MNSLRDIPALPGEAGAYRWFYADVTAGPFSAVCIFMLGSLFSPRYSVAARRGGRPMEYSAVNFALYHEGVRRLWVLSEYPHAQMESPGRLRIGRSTLTYGEDGVVRMEVDDWTAPWGRPVSARLTLEPLTPVGEVVRLMPELPHYWQALAPRAKAKLEVSSLGVTAEGLGYHDTNHGEELLGARLAGWHWARTHREDTTVVDYHLPDGVAPLRMTACSSGVHCERGEEPRSRPTVITGWGLRVPSRLESGNTVVGQARLLESSPFYARLEARKGVLDCMGEVADFRRFHSPFIRWMAHFRTRLGRAA, from the coding sequence ATGAATTCCTTGCGAGACATTCCGGCGCTGCCCGGCGAGGCGGGGGCCTATCGCTGGTTCTACGCGGACGTGACGGCGGGCCCGTTCAGCGCGGTGTGCATCTTCATGCTGGGCTCGCTCTTCTCGCCCCGTTACTCGGTGGCGGCGCGGCGCGGTGGCCGGCCCATGGAGTACAGCGCGGTGAACTTCGCGCTGTACCACGAGGGCGTGCGCCGTCTGTGGGTACTCAGCGAGTACCCGCATGCGCAGATGGAGTCGCCGGGACGGCTGCGCATCGGCCGCTCGACGCTGACGTATGGTGAAGATGGCGTGGTGCGCATGGAGGTGGACGACTGGACGGCGCCGTGGGGACGGCCCGTCAGCGCGCGCCTCACGTTGGAGCCGCTGACGCCCGTGGGCGAGGTGGTGCGGTTGATGCCCGAGCTGCCGCACTACTGGCAGGCGCTGGCGCCGCGCGCGAAGGCGAAGCTGGAGGTGTCCTCGCTCGGCGTGACGGCGGAGGGATTGGGCTACCACGACACGAATCACGGTGAGGAGTTGCTGGGCGCGCGGCTCGCGGGCTGGCACTGGGCGCGCACGCACCGCGAGGACACGACGGTGGTGGACTACCACCTGCCGGATGGCGTTGCGCCGCTGCGGATGACGGCGTGCTCCAGCGGCGTGCACTGCGAGCGTGGCGAGGAGCCGCGGTCGCGGCCGACTGTGATTACAGGCTGGGGTCTGCGTGTGCCCTCGCGCCTGGAGTCGGGCAACACGGTGGTGGGGCAGGCGCGGCTGTTGGAGTCCTCGCCCTTCTATGCGCGGCTGGAGGCTCGCAAGGGCGTGCTGGACTGCATGGGCGAGGTGGCTGACTTCCGCCGCTTCCACTCGCCCTTCATCCGGTGGATGGCCCACTTCCGCACGCGCCTGGGGAGGGCCGCATGA
- a CDS encoding glycosyltransferase family 2 protein, with product MSAPVLLVLGWTVLATGFSAVTLARLMRMRTGRAARTPSTARVLLLRPVDAPTPRELENLALPIDYAGELEQVVVSPYRPRLGPDVRWLPSDPLTPNRKVGHLLYALSVLPTEGRVVLAVDADVAVTGALVEGLVAPLLAGAALSTAAPTPVDARDGAGRAMAGLLRYTHHSFLALHAMSAGAPAVCGKALGLSAEARASLESLADHIGEDLELSKRLHARGLDVALSAAPAVVPLGEVGSWDIPLSRFTRWMRVLASHRPGLYPTVPLLFTPTVPLVLCAALLGSPVLSAAVALLVAVRAALAHRLGVLGAPQGPVPGRGRAWTDWLLGEVLLLAAFAVSLGRQGTVTWRGRTYTLLRGGRMVRVSPELTGGPG from the coding sequence ATGAGCGCGCCGGTGCTCCTGGTCCTGGGATGGACGGTGCTCGCCACGGGCTTCAGCGCGGTGACGCTCGCGCGCCTCATGCGCATGCGGACAGGTCGCGCGGCGCGAACCCCCTCGACGGCTCGTGTGCTCCTGCTGCGTCCCGTCGATGCACCCACGCCGCGCGAGCTGGAGAACCTCGCACTCCCCATCGATTACGCGGGCGAGCTGGAGCAGGTGGTCGTCTCGCCCTACCGCCCGCGCCTCGGCCCGGACGTGCGCTGGCTGCCGAGCGACCCGCTCACGCCGAACCGCAAGGTGGGCCACCTCCTCTACGCGCTCTCGGTCCTCCCCACCGAGGGACGCGTGGTGCTCGCCGTGGACGCGGATGTCGCGGTGACGGGCGCGCTGGTGGAGGGGCTGGTGGCTCCGCTCCTCGCGGGCGCCGCGCTGAGCACCGCCGCGCCCACCCCCGTGGACGCACGTGACGGCGCGGGCCGTGCGATGGCGGGCCTGCTGCGCTACACGCACCACAGCTTCCTCGCGCTGCACGCGATGAGCGCCGGCGCCCCGGCCGTGTGTGGCAAGGCCCTGGGCCTGTCCGCCGAAGCCCGCGCCTCCCTCGAGTCCCTGGCCGACCACATCGGCGAGGACCTGGAGCTGTCCAAGCGCCTGCACGCGCGCGGGCTCGACGTGGCGCTGAGCGCCGCTCCCGCCGTGGTGCCGCTGGGCGAGGTGGGCTCGTGGGACATCCCCTTGTCCCGCTTCACGCGGTGGATGCGCGTGCTCGCGAGCCACCGGCCCGGCCTGTACCCCACCGTGCCGCTGCTCTTCACGCCCACCGTGCCGCTGGTGCTGTGCGCCGCGCTCCTGGGCTCACCCGTCCTGTCCGCCGCCGTGGCGCTCCTGGTCGCCGTGCGCGCGGCGCTGGCACATCGGCTCGGGGTGCTCGGAGCGCCCCAGGGGCCTGTCCCAGGACGCGGCCGCGCCTGGACGGACTGGCTGCTGGGAGAAGTCTTGCTCCTGGCGGCCTTCGCCGTTTCACTGGGCCGGCAGGGGACGGTGACGTGGCGTGGACGGACGTACACCCTCTTGCGCGGTGGCCGCATGGTCCGCGTGTCGCCAGAGCTGACGGGAGGACCCGGATGA
- a CDS encoding lycopene cyclase domain-containing protein, giving the protein MTYARFLGLFVVLPILIQLWRYRRTFSARTLAPMGMLLIVVYAATSPWDNLAVKWGLWGFDAERIWGIKLGYLPLEEYLFFGLQTLLVGLWARARLARALEAPSAETKAPAATPSDRALSPSEVSP; this is encoded by the coding sequence ATGACCTACGCACGTTTCCTCGGGCTGTTCGTCGTACTGCCCATCCTCATTCAACTCTGGCGCTACCGGCGGACCTTCTCCGCGAGGACGCTGGCGCCCATGGGGATGCTCCTCATCGTCGTCTACGCGGCCACGTCCCCGTGGGACAACCTGGCCGTGAAGTGGGGCCTGTGGGGCTTCGATGCCGAGCGCATCTGGGGCATCAAGCTGGGCTATCTGCCGCTGGAGGAGTACCTCTTCTTCGGCCTCCAGACGCTGCTGGTCGGCCTGTGGGCCCGCGCCCGCCTGGCCCGCGCGCTGGAGGCTCCGTCCGCCGAGACGAAGGCCCCCGCCGCGACGCCGTCCGACCGCGCGCTGTCCCCGAGCGAGGTGTCTCCATGA
- a CDS encoding lycopene cyclase domain-containing protein codes for MMESRWAYLIHLLAWTLPLIAFQLVVLVRHYKERSGAVLRAVLPPAFILGLYLAVADHLAISTGIWNFGEGKHLGIYLGLVPLEEVLFFVITSVLVSLGLALFTGLAELVWKKEARSP; via the coding sequence ATGATGGAGTCGCGCTGGGCCTACCTCATCCACCTGCTCGCGTGGACGCTGCCCCTCATCGCGTTCCAGCTGGTGGTGCTCGTGCGCCACTACAAGGAGCGCTCGGGCGCGGTGCTGCGCGCGGTGCTGCCGCCGGCCTTCATCCTCGGCCTGTACCTGGCGGTGGCCGACCACCTGGCCATCTCCACCGGCATCTGGAACTTCGGCGAGGGCAAGCACCTGGGCATCTACCTGGGCCTCGTCCCGCTGGAAGAGGTGCTCTTCTTCGTCATCACCAGCGTCCTGGTGTCGCTGGGGCTCGCCCTGTTCACGGGGCTGGCGGAGCTCGTCTGGAAGAAGGAGGCGCGCTCGCCGTGA